The Pimelobacter simplex genomic sequence CCCGTCGACGCGGGGATCCTCGCCAAGGTCTAGCCGGGACTCAACGACCGCCGGCCACGTCCAGGTGGGCCCCGGTCGTGTACGACGCCTCCTCGCCCACCAACCAGCAGATCGCGGCCGCCGCCTCCTCCACCGTCCCCGCCCGCCCGAGCGGGACCGACGGTGCGAGGCGGTCGAGCCGGTCGGGTGCGCCGTTGCGGGCGTGGATCTCGGTCGCCATCAACCCCAACCGGACGCTGTTGACCCGGATCCCGTCGGACGCGACCTCGACCGCGAGACCCGTGGTCACGGCATCGACGGCGGCCTTGGCGGCGGCGTAGTCGACGTACTCGTGGGCGGAGCCGAGCACCGCCGCTCGCGACGACACGTTGACGATCGCCCCACCCGCTCCCCCACGCCCGGTCGCCATGACCCGGACGGCATTGCGCGCGCAGAGCAGCGTCCCGACCACGTTGACGTCGAGCGTGCGCCGGATCCGCTCGGCACCCATGTCGGCCACGTCGGAGGCCGGCGCGACGATGCCCGCGTTGTTGACCAGCGCCCGGAGCGGGCCTGCCTCGGCCTCGGCCGGGAGTCCGTCGTACAGGGCGTCGACCTGGGCCTCGTCGGCGACGTCGGCCCGGACCGCGCTCGCCCACGCGCCGGCGGCCACGCAGTCGGCGACGACCTCGCGGGCGGCGTACTCGTCGGAGTGGTAGGTCAGCAGGACGTTCCAGCCCTCGCGGGCGAGGCGGCGGGCGGTCGCGGCGCCGACGCCGCGGCTGCCTCCGGTGACGATCGCGAGTCGGGAGGCCATGAAGGTCACGCTAGCGGCGTACTCAGCCCAGCAGCCCGTCGCACGCCGTCGCCGCCGCCGACGGGTCACCCGCGACGATCGCGTCCGCCAGTACGTCGAGCCGCGCGCTGACCTCGCGGCTGTCGGCCGGTGCCGGTGCGCTCGCGGCGAGCATGTCGTCGAGGTCGGCGAGCAGCGAGACACCGGCGAGGCGGCGGATGCAGCGCCAGGTGTGGTCGAAGGTTCGGGCCCGGCCGTCGTCGGCGAGCATCGCGATGCGCAGGGAGCCCTGGTGGTGGGCGGCGGCGGCCCGGGCGAGGCCGGCGAGGACGGCCTCGCGGGCGGTGAGGACCTCGGCCGGGGCGCTCTCGGCGCGCTCGGCGACCTGGCGCTCGATGCCGCTCCCCCGGGCGGGCGGGTCGACGTCGGGCTCGCGGACGAGGGCGCCGATGCCGTGGCGTACCTCGATCCGGCCGCGGGTCTCGAGGGCGGCGAGGGCCCGCGAGAGCGTCGCCCGGCTGACGCCGAGCTCGGCCGCGAGCTGGCGCTCCGGGGGCAGCCGGTCACCACTGACCAGGCCCTGGGCCTCGATGAAGTCGGAGATGTGCGCCACGAGGCTCTCGTACAGCCGCTCGCGCCGCAGGGGCGGCAGCGCGCGTCCTGATCCCGCATCCATGCCGGGAGCCTAGTGGAGAAGTGTCCGGGTTGCCAGGTGGCTCATCCACTGACATGATCCGTCGACATGACCGCCGTCACATGACCCCGGTCACACGTACCCCGGCCCTCGGAACGGACTCCCTGTGTCACATGAACTGATCTCCCTGGCGGTCCTCGTGATCGTCTTCCTCGTCGCCACCGTGCGCGGCGTGAACATGGGCGCGCTCGCCCTGGTCGCGTCGTTCATCGTCGGCCTCTCCGTGTACGACGCCACGGTGGACGACGTCCTCGCCGGGTTCCCGAGCGACCTGTTCGTGATCCTCGTCGGCGTCACGTATCTCTTCGCCCTGGCCAAGAACAACGGCACCGTCGACTGGATCGTCCATGCCGCGGTCCGCGCGGTCGGCGGCCGCGTCGCGCTCGTGCCGTGGGCGATGTTCCTGGTCTGCGCCGTCGTGACGTCGGTCGGTGCGGTGAGCCCGGCGGCGGTCGCGATCGTCGCGCCGGTCGGCATGGGCTTCGCGGTGCGCTACCAGATCCATCCCGTGATGATGGGCATGATGATCGTGCAGGGCGCGACGGCGGGCAGCTTCTCCCCCATCGGCATCTTCGGCAGCATCACCAACGGCGTCGTCGACGACCGCGACCTGCCGGGCAACCCGGGGCTGCTGTTCGTCAGCACCTTCCTCGCGGCCACCCTGATCGCGGTCATCACCTACCTCGCCTTCGGCGGACGCCAGCTCATCGCCCGCGGCCGCGAGGACGCGCACGTCGCCGCGATGGCGGCCACCGCCGAGACCGCGTCGTACGCCGCCACGCGGACCGTGGGCTCCGCCGAGCCCCACTCGGCGGCCGAGGTCAAGGCCAACGCTGCCGTACCGGCCCAGGACGACCCGCACCGCCTCGACGCCCAGCGCTCCGTCACCCTGCTCGGCCTGCTGGCCCTCATCGTGGGCGCCCTCGGCTTCGACCTCGACGTCGGCTTCACCGCGCTCACCATCGCCGTCGCGCTGACCCTCGCGTTCCCGCAGTCGGCCAAGGGCGCGGTCGAGAAGATCAGCTGGGGCACGGTCCTGCTCATCGGCGGCATCGTCACCTACGTGACGCTGCTCGAGAACCAGGGCGTCGTGCAGTGGCTCGGCGAGGAGGTCGCCGGCGTCGGCGCCGCCGTGATCGCCGCGCTCCTCATCTGCCTCATCGGCTCGGTCGTCTCGGCGTTCGCCTCGACCACGGGCATCATCGGCGCGCTCATCCCGCTCGCCGTACCGTTCCTGCTCACCGACCAGGTCAACGCCGTCGCCCTCATCGCCGCGCTCGCGATCTCGAGCTCGGTGGTCGACTGCAGCCCGTTCTCGACCAACGGCGCGCTCGTCGTGGCCAACGCCGAGCCCGAGGACCGCGAGCTGGTCTTCAAGCGGCTGATGCAGTGGGGCATGTCGATCGTGCTCATCGCGCCGCTGGTCGCGTGGGGCGTCCTGGTCCTGCCGACCACCTGACGACGACCACCTGAGGAAGACTGATGAGCATGGCGGACGAGAGCGCGCTGCTCGTCGCGTGCCCGGCGGCGGTGCCCACGGTTCGTGGGCGCCGCCTGGGCGTGCCTTCGTACGCGCGCCGTTGGTCGCCCTGACCACGGCGGTCGCGGAGGACTTCTCGGAGCACCCGCCCTACGGCGGCGCGTTCGACGACGTCGTGCCGCACCTGACCGCCGATTCCCCTGGCGGTCCGCGGCCCGGCGGGTCAGAATCGACGTTCCCGGCCGCACCGACTCGGTGGTGCGGCCGACGATCTCGGGAGGTCCCCCATGTCCCGCACCCGGTCCGCGCTCGCCGCGGTCCTCGCCGCCGCCCTGGCGGCCACGCTCACGGTCGGTGCCGCCGCTCCCCCGGCGACCAGCACCCCCACGAGCACCGGCGGCGCGACGAGCGCCGACATCGCCGATCGGATCGCGGCGCTGCCCGGCGTCACGTCGGTCACGGAGGCGACGGCACCGGCCGGCTACCGGTTCTTCCGGCTCACGTTCCGCCAGCCCGCCGACCACCGCAACCCGCGGGCCGGCACGTTCGAGCAGCGCCTGACGCTGCTCCACAAGGACACGAGCCGTCCGATGGTGATGTACACCAGCGGCTACAACGTCTCCCAGAACCCCAGCCGCAGCGAGCCGACGCAGATCGTCGACGGCAACCAGCTCAGCATGGAGTACCGCTACTTCGAGCCGTCGATCCCGGCCCGCACCGACTGGCCCCAGCAGCTCACGATCTGGCAGGCGGCGGCCGACCAGCACGCGATCATCCGCTCGTTCCAGCTGCTCTACCGCGAGAACTGGATCACCACCGGCGGCTCCAAGGGCGGGATGACGGCGACCTACCACCGCCGGTTCTTCCCCGACGACGTCGACGGGACCGTCCCGTACGTCGCGCCCAACGACGTCGACAACGACAAGGACGCCTACAACACGTTCCTCGCGAACGTCGGCACCGATCCCCAGTGCCGGGCCGCGCTGACCGCCGTCCAGCGGCGGATCCTCGGCCCCGATCGCGCGTGGTTCCTCGAGCGCACCCGGCAGGACGCCGAGGCGACCGGTGACGGCTGGGAGATCCTCGGCAGCCTGGACCGGGGCATGGAGACGGCGGTCGTCGACCTCTACTTCACGTTCTGGCAGTACTCGCCGCAGTCGGCGTGTGCGGACGTGCCCGGTCCCGAGGCGACCAACGAGCAGGTGTGGGACTGGACCCAGGGCGTCGTGCCGCTGACCGGCTACCTCGACCAGGGGCTGCGCGGCACCTTGGCGTACTACTACCAGGCGGCCTACCAGCTCGGCTGGTA encodes the following:
- a CDS encoding S28 family serine protease; the encoded protein is MSRTRSALAAVLAAALAATLTVGAAAPPATSTPTSTGGATSADIADRIAALPGVTSVTEATAPAGYRFFRLTFRQPADHRNPRAGTFEQRLTLLHKDTSRPMVMYTSGYNVSQNPSRSEPTQIVDGNQLSMEYRYFEPSIPARTDWPQQLTIWQAAADQHAIIRSFQLLYRENWITTGGSKGGMTATYHRRFFPDDVDGTVPYVAPNDVDNDKDAYNTFLANVGTDPQCRAALTAVQRRILGPDRAWFLERTRQDAEATGDGWEILGSLDRGMETAVVDLYFTFWQYSPQSACADVPGPEATNEQVWDWTQGVVPLTGYLDQGLRGTLAYYYQAAYQLGWYEAYEKPLAGVLRYPGGWGGANFVPRELRPIRFDKRAMADIDRWVRTRSTQMLYVYGGNDPWGAEQFSCGKPAKPGHHGRPGKRRECSVHVVEGGTHGARIAQLPEAERAAATAQIREWAGLDDSTVRPARNAALDRRPDYLRPPGALR
- a CDS encoding FadR/GntR family transcriptional regulator, which codes for MDAGSGRALPPLRRERLYESLVAHISDFIEAQGLVSGDRLPPERQLAAELGVSRATLSRALAALETRGRIEVRHGIGALVREPDVDPPARGSGIERQVAERAESAPAEVLTAREAVLAGLARAAAAHHQGSLRIAMLADDGRARTFDHTWRCIRRLAGVSLLADLDDMLAASAPAPADSREVSARLDVLADAIVAGDPSAAATACDGLLG
- a CDS encoding SDR family oxidoreductase, which encodes MASRLAIVTGGSRGVGAATARRLAREGWNVLLTYHSDEYAAREVVADCVAAGAWASAVRADVADEAQVDALYDGLPAEAEAGPLRALVNNAGIVAPASDVADMGAERIRRTLDVNVVGTLLCARNAVRVMATGRGGAGGAIVNVSSRAAVLGSAHEYVDYAAAKAAVDAVTTGLAVEVASDGIRVNSVRLGLMATEIHARNGAPDRLDRLAPSVPLGRAGTVEEAAAAICWLVGEEASYTTGAHLDVAGGR
- a CDS encoding SLC13 family permease, with translation MSHELISLAVLVIVFLVATVRGVNMGALALVASFIVGLSVYDATVDDVLAGFPSDLFVILVGVTYLFALAKNNGTVDWIVHAAVRAVGGRVALVPWAMFLVCAVVTSVGAVSPAAVAIVAPVGMGFAVRYQIHPVMMGMMIVQGATAGSFSPIGIFGSITNGVVDDRDLPGNPGLLFVSTFLAATLIAVITYLAFGGRQLIARGREDAHVAAMAATAETASYAATRTVGSAEPHSAAEVKANAAVPAQDDPHRLDAQRSVTLLGLLALIVGALGFDLDVGFTALTIAVALTLAFPQSAKGAVEKISWGTVLLIGGIVTYVTLLENQGVVQWLGEEVAGVGAAVIAALLICLIGSVVSAFASTTGIIGALIPLAVPFLLTDQVNAVALIAALAISSSVVDCSPFSTNGALVVANAEPEDRELVFKRLMQWGMSIVLIAPLVAWGVLVLPTT